The Chitinophagaceae bacterium genome window below encodes:
- a CDS encoding TonB-dependent receptor — MNRIIAGIILLLIGFSKPLAAQNKGVIAGTVIDKSNQLPLYGVSIKVENTEFGTVTDSLGRFRIMNIDTRSYNILFTRVGYKSYTIFNVVLTSGNELNFSIELEPEIKSIGEITVTGRRTAKVATLETPLSVQRLTTEEIKANPGGNFDISRVINTLPGVGGTAGSVGGFRNDIIIRGGGPGENVFYLDGIEIPVINHFATQGSGGGPTGILNVSFIEDVKLSSSAFDARYDNALSSVFEFKQKKGSSSHVQGNVRLSATELAATLEGPLSKSKKTTFLASARRSYLQFLFKAIDLPIRPNYWDFQYKVTHQINKKTTLTFLGVGAIDEFSFAAPSESTPEKIYILNSNPNINQWNYTVGAALKRNIKNGYMNFALSRNAFNNGITRFEDNLNPKPSQQSLDLNSNETENKFRFDVNQTVGGWKLSYGAVVQYVQFSNNGFARIRAEVRDTNNNIIQPEIKSTFNSSINFARLGAFAQAGKRFFDNRLGVNFGIRMDGNTFTDKGMNLFHSFSPRIGLSYVLSDEWTVNASIGRYYKLAPYTILGFENNAGNLVNKDAKYQRSDHYVIGLEFLPKNTTRFTIEGFYKQYGNMPVSVRDGVNLANRGGDFNVLGNEDVISTGKGRTYGVELFAQQKLTKRFYGVFSYTLFVSQFSGADNKYVSSAWDNRHLLSVTWGYKFSRNWELGLKFRFQGGAPYTPFDETASRQNYLSLGEGVLDNAKLNQNRLDVFHASDVRIDKKWNWKKMTLDVFLDVSNWYLAKSPAFPQYTFKRTADNSAFASTNNKPVAFDGSNAIPLILQNNDPSVTPTIGFILEF, encoded by the coding sequence ATGAACAGAATTATAGCAGGCATAATCCTCCTCCTGATTGGATTTTCAAAACCCTTAGCTGCACAAAATAAAGGTGTTATTGCAGGTACAGTGATTGACAAAAGCAATCAGCTTCCGTTATACGGAGTAAGTATAAAAGTAGAAAATACTGAATTTGGAACGGTCACCGACTCGCTTGGCCGTTTCCGGATCATGAATATTGACACCCGTTCGTACAATATACTCTTCACCAGGGTTGGATATAAGTCGTACACCATTTTCAATGTAGTTCTTACTTCAGGAAATGAACTGAATTTTTCCATTGAACTGGAGCCGGAAATAAAATCAATTGGCGAGATAACAGTTACGGGAAGACGAACAGCAAAGGTTGCCACGCTTGAAACTCCCTTAAGCGTACAGCGCTTAACAACAGAAGAAATTAAAGCAAACCCCGGAGGCAACTTTGATATCAGCCGGGTGATCAATACCCTGCCGGGTGTTGGAGGAACTGCCGGAAGCGTTGGCGGCTTCAGGAATGATATCATCATCCGTGGAGGTGGCCCCGGCGAAAATGTTTTTTACTTAGATGGAATTGAAATTCCCGTTATTAACCATTTTGCCACACAGGGTTCCGGTGGCGGACCAACAGGTATTCTCAATGTGAGTTTTATTGAAGATGTAAAACTTTCCTCTTCGGCTTTTGATGCCCGTTATGATAATGCACTCAGCAGTGTGTTTGAATTCAAACAGAAAAAAGGAAGCAGCAGTCATGTACAGGGAAATGTGCGTTTAAGTGCTACAGAACTGGCTGCAACACTTGAAGGCCCATTAAGCAAAAGTAAAAAGACAACCTTTCTGGCAAGTGCACGCAGAAGTTACTTGCAGTTCCTGTTTAAAGCAATTGATTTACCCATCCGTCCCAACTACTGGGATTTTCAATACAAGGTTACTCACCAAATCAATAAGAAAACAACGTTGACTTTTTTAGGAGTTGGTGCAATTGATGAGTTCAGTTTTGCAGCACCATCTGAGTCAACACCGGAAAAAATTTATATTCTCAACAGCAACCCCAATATCAATCAATGGAACTATACAGTTGGTGCAGCATTGAAACGAAATATCAAAAACGGTTACATGAATTTCGCTTTGAGCCGGAATGCTTTCAACAATGGTATTACCCGTTTTGAAGATAATTTGAATCCAAAGCCATCGCAACAATCACTTGATCTTAACTCGAACGAAACAGAAAATAAATTCAGGTTTGATGTCAATCAAACTGTTGGTGGATGGAAACTGAGTTACGGTGCAGTTGTTCAATATGTGCAATTCAGCAATAATGGCTTTGCAAGAATCAGGGCTGAAGTAAGAGATACCAATAACAATATTATTCAGCCCGAAATCAAATCAACGTTCAACTCTTCAATCAATTTTGCAAGACTGGGAGCATTTGCACAGGCAGGGAAACGTTTCTTTGACAACAGGCTGGGTGTAAACTTCGGCATCCGAATGGATGGAAATACATTTACGGATAAAGGAATGAATTTGTTTCACAGCTTCAGTCCACGCATTGGACTGAGTTATGTGTTAAGTGATGAATGGACAGTAAATGCAAGCATTGGCCGCTATTATAAACTGGCACCATACACCATTCTTGGTTTTGAAAACAATGCAGGCAATCTTGTAAATAAAGATGCAAAATATCAGCGCAGCGATCATTATGTAATTGGCCTGGAATTTCTGCCAAAGAATACAACACGTTTTACAATAGAAGGCTTTTACAAACAGTATGGAAATATGCCGGTGAGTGTTCGTGACGGGGTAAACCTTGCTAACCGGGGCGGCGACTTTAATGTTTTAGGAAATGAAGATGTAATCAGTACGGGAAAAGGGAGAACTTATGGGGTTGAATTATTTGCACAACAGAAACTCACGAAACGTTTTTATGGCGTGTTCAGTTATACTTTGTTTGTAAGCCAATTCAGTGGTGCTGATAACAAGTATGTTTCAAGTGCATGGGATAACCGCCATCTCTTAAGTGTTACCTGGGGCTATAAATTTTCACGCAACTGGGAACTGGGTTTGAAGTTCCGTTTTCAGGGAGGAGCACCTTATACGCCATTTGATGAAACAGCCAGCAGGCAGAACTACCTGAGCTTAGGTGAAGGAGTTCTTGATAATGCAAAACTCAATCAAAACCGTTTGGATGTGTTTCATGCAAGTGATGTACGTATTGATAAAAAATGGAACTGGAAAAAAATGACCCTTGATGTTTTCCTGGATGTAAGCAATTGGTATTTGGCAAAGAGCCCGGCATTTCCACAATACACATTTAAACGTACGGCAGATAATTCAGCATTTGCAAGTACAAACAATAAACCCGTTGCTTTTGATGGCAGCAATGCAATTCCACTCATATTACAGAACAATGATCCCAGTGTAACGCCGACAATTGGTTTTATACTTGAGTTTTAA
- a CDS encoding polyprenol monophosphomannose synthase, which yields MEKLVIIPTYNEKENIENIIRAVFTLHNDFHILVIDDGSPDGTAQSVKNLQTLFPDKLFIEERKGKLGLGTAYIHGFKWAIEKGYAFICEMDADFSHNPADLERLVHACKYEGADVAVGSRYVKGGAVANWPQNRILLSKGASLYTRIITWMPVMDPTAGFVCYKKEVLESIDLDGIRFVGYAFQIEMKFASWKLKFKIKEVPITFVDRKLGVSKMNKGIVKEGILGVLKLRWHSLFKNYHVRIKKTVEPVSKFTPDEVVAQSNS from the coding sequence TTGGAAAAATTAGTCATCATACCTACCTATAACGAGAAGGAAAATATTGAGAATATTATTCGTGCAGTTTTTACTTTGCACAATGATTTTCACATATTGGTTATTGATGACGGTTCTCCTGATGGAACAGCTCAAAGTGTAAAAAACCTTCAGACATTATTTCCTGATAAATTATTTATTGAAGAGCGGAAAGGTAAACTTGGATTAGGCACTGCTTATATTCACGGTTTTAAATGGGCCATTGAAAAAGGCTATGCGTTCATTTGTGAAATGGATGCTGACTTCAGTCATAACCCAGCAGATCTTGAACGTTTGGTACATGCCTGTAAATATGAAGGTGCTGATGTAGCAGTTGGCAGCCGTTATGTAAAAGGTGGTGCAGTTGCCAACTGGCCGCAAAACAGAATTTTACTTTCAAAAGGTGCGTCACTTTATACAAGAATCATCACCTGGATGCCGGTGATGGATCCTACTGCCGGCTTTGTATGTTATAAAAAGGAAGTGCTCGAATCAATTGATCTTGACGGCATCCGTTTTGTTGGATATGCTTTCCAGATTGAAATGAAATTTGCTTCCTGGAAACTGAAGTTTAAGATCAAAGAAGTGCCCATCACTTTTGTTGACCGCAAGCTGGGTGTAAGTAAAATGAATAAAGGAATTGTAAAAGAAGGAATACTCGGCGTATTAAAACTCCGCTGGCACAGCCTCTTTAAAAACTACCATGTGCGTATTAAGAAAACAGTGGAACCTGTTTCAAAATTCACACCCGATGAGGTAGTGGCTCAAAGCAATTCCTGA
- a CDS encoding amidohydrolase: MHRIFIIGSFLLSIAATAQQKIDFETYNPPSTLVVPKHPVTKAKYPFIDVHNHQFQMPTMDLNTLTVEMDKMNMRVMVTLSGGNGEQISKAAKNINQNKPGRFIVFANVDFKGVGEPGWGEKAAKQLEEDVKNGANGLKIYKSLGFSVKDINGVRVPVDDARLDPVWKKAGELKIPVIIHTADPKSFWDPLDNTNERWLELIINPNRKRGADNPVPFETLIEEQHNLFKKHRNTTFIAAHFGWYPNDLAKLGTLLDAMPNVVVEFGAVIAELGRQPKMAKAFFTKYQDRILFGKDSWVPSEYATYFRVLETEDEYFPYHKKYHAYWAMYGMGLPDNILKKVYYKNALRIIPNIDKSGWPE, translated from the coding sequence ATGCACCGGATATTTATCATTGGCTCTTTCTTGCTGTCAATAGCAGCAACTGCCCAGCAGAAAATTGATTTCGAAACCTATAACCCGCCTTCTACCCTTGTTGTACCGAAGCATCCGGTTACAAAAGCAAAGTATCCATTTATTGATGTACACAATCACCAGTTCCAGATGCCAACAATGGATCTGAATACACTTACTGTTGAAATGGATAAGATGAATATGAGAGTAATGGTGACCCTGAGTGGCGGCAACGGAGAACAGATCAGCAAGGCCGCAAAGAATATCAACCAAAATAAACCCGGACGTTTTATTGTATTTGCAAATGTAGATTTTAAAGGTGTTGGTGAACCGGGATGGGGTGAAAAAGCTGCAAAGCAACTGGAAGAAGATGTAAAGAACGGAGCCAATGGATTGAAGATTTACAAGAGTCTCGGTTTTTCTGTAAAAGATATTAATGGCGTTCGTGTTCCGGTTGATGATGCAAGGCTTGATCCTGTGTGGAAGAAAGCTGGTGAATTAAAAATACCGGTGATTATTCATACAGCCGATCCTAAATCATTCTGGGATCCGTTAGATAATACCAACGAACGCTGGCTGGAGCTGATCATTAATCCCAACCGCAAACGTGGAGCAGATAATCCTGTGCCGTTTGAAACATTGATTGAAGAACAGCACAACCTCTTTAAGAAACACCGCAACACCACTTTCATTGCAGCGCATTTTGGATGGTATCCTAATGATTTGGCAAAGCTGGGTACATTGCTCGATGCCATGCCCAATGTAGTGGTGGAGTTTGGTGCTGTAATTGCTGAGCTGGGCCGTCAGCCGAAAATGGCGAAAGCCTTTTTTACCAAGTACCAGGATCGGATCCTGTTTGGAAAAGACAGCTGGGTCCCATCTGAATACGCTACATATTTCCGTGTGCTGGAAACCGAAGATGAATATTTTCCTTATCATAAAAAATATCATGCCTACTGGGCCATGTATGGCATGGGACTTCCCGATAATATTTTAAAGAAAGTGTATTACAAGAATGCGTTACGGATTATTCCGAATATTGATAAGAGTGGATGGCCGGAGTGA
- a CDS encoding TonB-dependent receptor plug domain-containing protein, translating to MRKLAMLIALLLCSVYMMAQDKTVTGKVTDEKDGTPLPGVSVIVKGTTIGTSTGADGTFKLSVPNSAKALLISLVNYVDYEVAIGNKSNFEVSLSSTAQSLSEVVVVAYGTQKRESITGSVSTIGAKQLENRLTTNLSQALAGAAPGIAATSGNGQPGSSAALRIRGFGSVNASSAPLYVVDGFPYGGAIGDLNTNDIESISLLKDASSTALYGARAANGVVLITTKKEKRGHQK from the coding sequence ATGAGAAAACTTGCAATGCTTATTGCTTTGCTCCTGTGTTCCGTTTATATGATGGCACAGGACAAAACTGTTACGGGTAAAGTAACAGATGAGAAAGACGGAACTCCTCTTCCCGGTGTTTCTGTAATCGTTAAGGGAACCACCATTGGTACTTCTACAGGAGCAGACGGTACGTTCAAATTAAGTGTACCAAATTCTGCCAAAGCCTTATTAATTTCACTGGTTAACTACGTTGACTATGAAGTTGCAATTGGTAATAAAAGCAACTTTGAAGTGTCGCTTTCCTCTACTGCACAATCCCTTTCAGAAGTAGTGGTGGTTGCATATGGTACTCAAAAAAGAGAGTCCATTACAGGATCTGTTTCAACAATTGGTGCAAAGCAACTTGAGAACAGACTTACCACCAACCTGTCACAGGCACTTGCAGGTGCTGCACCTGGTATTGCTGCCACATCTGGCAACGGTCAGCCGGGTAGTTCTGCTGCCTTGCGAATCAGGGGTTTTGGTTCAGTGAATGCCAGCTCCGCCCCATTGTATGTGGTAGATGGGTTTCCTTATGGCGGTGCTATCGGCGATCTTAACACCAACGACATTGAAAGTATTTCGTTGCTGAAAGATGCCTCTTCAACTGCTTTGTATGGTGCACGTGCTGCCAACGGTGTGGTTTTAATTACTACAAAAAAGGAAAAGCGGGGACACCAAAAGTAA
- a CDS encoding metallophosphoesterase family protein, whose protein sequence is MEDQKPSSSNRRKFIINAAKVAGVGAVGFIYFKGCTNDESEVVPPPIGKHVFLTKPYLHSILAERVSIRWISNLLSFGWVEYGEAGKLDQKAVLVKDGLVNAYNRVHEIHLEQLKPGTVYHYRVASKHIKNFDGEDTINYGETIYSDTYSFTTFNHTAKEVSWLVLNDIHDRPESFPLLLKLNKNNPYDFVFLNGDMFDFQSDEEQIIDHLLKPCTDTFATQKPMLFVRGNHEMRGKFAHGLKDYFSNPAGLYFTYQLGPVFIIVLDSGEEEIQTGWDDSDAYRLKQAAWMEKIMQSEEYRKAKYRVVMMHIPPQYSFEHKGSQHCKKVFSPLFDQYKVDIVISGHKHVFGVHPPVKAVHDYPVIIGGGPLPGNRTLIKVKANEEQLHVEMLKDDGTVVGEYKVKAVR, encoded by the coding sequence ATGGAAGACCAAAAACCATCTTCTTCAAATCGTCGAAAATTTATCATCAATGCTGCGAAAGTAGCAGGTGTTGGTGCAGTAGGATTTATTTATTTCAAAGGCTGCACCAATGATGAATCAGAAGTAGTGCCGCCACCCATCGGCAAACATGTATTTCTTACCAAACCTTACCTGCATTCCATTTTAGCTGAACGGGTGAGCATCCGCTGGATCAGTAACCTGCTGAGTTTTGGCTGGGTTGAATATGGTGAAGCAGGAAAGCTTGATCAGAAAGCTGTGCTGGTGAAAGATGGATTGGTGAATGCGTATAACCGGGTGCATGAAATTCATCTTGAACAATTAAAGCCGGGAACGGTATATCATTACCGTGTTGCATCGAAACATATAAAAAATTTTGATGGTGAGGATACAATTAACTATGGTGAAACTATTTACAGTGATACATATTCTTTCACAACCTTTAATCATACTGCAAAAGAAGTAAGCTGGTTGGTGCTGAATGATATTCATGACCGGCCCGAATCATTTCCTTTGTTGCTTAAACTGAATAAAAACAATCCTTATGATTTTGTTTTTCTGAATGGCGACATGTTCGATTTTCAAAGCGATGAAGAACAGATCATTGACCATTTGCTGAAACCATGTACCGATACATTTGCTACGCAAAAGCCGATGCTGTTTGTAAGGGGCAATCATGAAATGCGGGGAAAGTTTGCACACGGACTGAAGGATTATTTTTCCAATCCGGCTGGTTTGTACTTTACTTATCAGTTGGGGCCTGTTTTCATCATTGTGCTTGATTCAGGAGAAGAAGAAATACAAACGGGTTGGGATGATTCGGATGCGTACAGGTTAAAGCAGGCAGCATGGATGGAAAAGATCATGCAGTCGGAAGAATACCGAAAAGCAAAGTACAGGGTAGTGATGATGCATATTCCGCCGCAGTATTCATTTGAGCATAAAGGATCGCAGCATTGCAAAAAAGTTTTTTCTCCTTTGTTTGATCAATATAAAGTTGATATAGTGATTTCTGGTCATAAGCATGTGTTTGGTGTGCATCCTCCTGTAAAAGCGGTACATGATTATCCGGTGATCATTGGCGGTGGACCTTTGCCCGGCAACCGTACATTAATTAAAGTAAAAGCAAACGAAGAACAATTGCATGTTGAAATGCTGAAGGATGATGGGACTGTGGTTGGGGAGTATAAGGTGAAGGCGGTGAGGTAG
- a CDS encoding ankyrin repeat domain-containing protein, translating to MTTFRIEIGSFIMAIMFLFSSGSCQTSPANGFNTRLFKNTPIYQIAKAIAKQDTLSIEEMIRKNPTLISFQEPKFGESLLDFAVINDKINSVEKLLMLGSDPNLRSPIDNSTPFLDACRYSGSLVNSDEIIALLVKHGAEVNSSQFDTAHDETKITALKLACYHGKLKTVQILVDNGANLTSYPYNEGSLVCAALLTDKLDIVKYLLLDKKLPTPWFVASRNSIKHIIIQPFVSQFYFIATYL from the coding sequence ATGACTACATTTAGAATAGAAATAGGAAGTTTCATAATGGCTATCATGTTTTTATTTAGCAGTGGAAGTTGCCAAACTTCTCCGGCAAACGGGTTCAATACCAGGTTGTTTAAAAATACTCCCATATACCAAATCGCAAAGGCAATTGCAAAACAGGATACACTCTCTATTGAAGAAATGATCAGGAAAAATCCAACTCTTATAAGTTTTCAGGAACCTAAGTTTGGTGAATCTTTATTAGATTTTGCTGTAATAAATGATAAAATTAATTCTGTTGAAAAATTGCTCATGTTGGGTAGTGATCCAAATCTGAGGTCGCCTATTGATAACAGTACCCCTTTCCTGGATGCTTGCAGGTATTCTGGTTCGTTAGTAAATAGTGATGAAATCATAGCCTTACTTGTTAAGCATGGAGCAGAGGTCAATTCATCACAGTTCGACACAGCACATGATGAAACGAAGATTACTGCTTTGAAATTGGCATGCTATCATGGTAAGTTAAAAACCGTTCAAATATTAGTAGATAATGGCGCAAATTTAACGAGTTATCCTTATAATGAAGGTTCTCTCGTATGTGCTGCTTTATTAACAGATAAATTGGACATAGTAAAATATTTATTATTAGATAAAAAACTTCCCACGCCCTGGTTCGTGGCTTCACGAAACAGCATTAAACACATTATTATTCAACCTTTCGTTTCACAGTTTTATTTTATTGCAACTTATTTATAA
- a CDS encoding phage tail protein produces MSTQNMLSRYHFHVQWGGTRIGFMEVSGLDIEIEAVSYREGSSPEDSSRKLPGLRKFSNIILKRGIVAGDNEFFDWINTKRIDSIERRDVVISLLNEDHATVVTWKLKNAFPVHYFGPVLLSNDGNPAVETLVLTHEGISIETS; encoded by the coding sequence ATGTCAACACAAAACATGCTGAGCCGTTATCATTTCCACGTACAATGGGGTGGTACAAGAATCGGATTTATGGAAGTATCCGGACTGGACATTGAAATTGAAGCTGTTTCTTACCGTGAAGGGTCAAGTCCTGAAGACAGCTCAAGAAAACTGCCGGGCTTGCGAAAATTCTCAAACATTATATTGAAGCGTGGTATTGTTGCCGGCGACAATGAATTCTTCGACTGGATCAATACGAAACGCATCGATTCCATTGAACGGAGAGATGTAGTGATTTCTTTATTAAATGAAGATCATGCAACTGTTGTTACATGGAAATTAAAGAATGCATTTCCTGTTCATTATTTCGGGCCAGTACTTTTATCAAACGATGGTAACCCTGCTGTTGAAACACTTGTGCTAACCCATGAAGGAATCAGCATTGAAACATCCTGA
- a CDS encoding DMT family transporter: MNATTKAFLQLHTAVFLAGFTGVLGRLIDLNEGWLVWYRMLLSTLILLLILLFSKKSIRIERKYLFQCISVGGMIALHWVFFYGSIKYANISIALVCFAATGSFTAILEPMIYKRKIDLFEILLGLLVLLGIYLMFHFDVQYKTGILLGVAAAFLSTLFPIFNKRIIQKVPAANLTLYELGGGWLLLSLLLPFYLQFSPASTAIPSVSDWFWLLMLSIFCTVLAFQLSVSALKKISAFTANLTYNLEPVYGIALAFFIYHENKDLGKGFYLGISLILLSVLIQTLRVWKKRTT, encoded by the coding sequence ATGAATGCAACCACCAAAGCTTTTCTGCAATTACATACTGCAGTTTTTCTTGCAGGATTTACAGGAGTACTTGGCCGTTTAATTGATCTCAACGAAGGCTGGCTGGTTTGGTACCGGATGTTGCTTTCAACCCTTATTTTATTACTCATTCTTTTATTCAGTAAAAAAAGTATCCGCATTGAACGGAAGTACCTGTTTCAATGTATTTCTGTAGGAGGTATGATTGCCCTGCATTGGGTGTTCTTTTACGGCAGTATAAAATATGCCAACATATCAATTGCTCTGGTTTGTTTTGCAGCAACCGGGTCGTTTACAGCTATACTTGAGCCAATGATTTATAAACGGAAAATTGATCTGTTTGAAATTCTTCTTGGACTGCTTGTACTGCTGGGTATTTATCTTATGTTTCATTTTGATGTGCAGTATAAAACAGGGATACTGTTAGGTGTTGCAGCTGCATTCTTATCTACCTTGTTTCCAATCTTTAATAAACGGATTATCCAGAAAGTACCGGCAGCTAATCTTACTTTATATGAATTGGGCGGGGGATGGCTGCTGTTAAGTTTGTTACTTCCTTTTTATCTGCAATTTTCTCCGGCCTCGACTGCAATTCCATCCGTAAGCGATTGGTTCTGGTTACTGATGCTGTCTATATTTTGTACTGTACTTGCGTTTCAATTATCTGTGAGTGCATTAAAAAAGATATCTGCTTTTACTGCTAATCTTACCTATAATCTTGAACCGGTTTATGGAATTGCCCTGGCCTTTTTTATTTATCATGAAAACAAAGATTTGGGCAAAGGTTTTTACCTGGGTATCAGTTTAATTCTGCTGAGTGTGTTGATTCAAACACTCAGGGTATGGAAGAAACGAACCACTTAA
- a CDS encoding nucleotidyl transferase AbiEii/AbiGii toxin family protein has protein sequence MSHQINISRIKAVARMLQVLQQPVVFVGGATVSLYASAFAAEARPTDDVDVVIELASYNGYAILDEQLRKAGFINDAASGVICRYQMQGIVVDIMPTEPEVIGFSNKWYPAGFKHAETIQLDDVEVKIFSLAYFIASKLEAFKGRGENDYRFSSDFEDIVYVLENNTDAEEALLSAPETVKSYLQKEFALLLRDPNLEEGLYAHLEPANAPQQIIKIEQLLKRISEKE, from the coding sequence ATGTCGCATCAAATCAATATCAGCAGGATAAAAGCAGTTGCCCGAATGTTGCAGGTTTTACAACAGCCGGTAGTGTTTGTTGGCGGGGCAACAGTTTCACTGTATGCAAGTGCTTTTGCAGCCGAAGCAAGGCCAACAGATGATGTGGATGTTGTGATTGAACTGGCTTCTTATAATGGTTATGCTATACTGGATGAACAATTGCGAAAAGCAGGGTTTATAAATGATGCAGCTTCCGGGGTGATTTGCCGTTATCAAATGCAGGGTATTGTTGTTGACATCATGCCTACAGAACCGGAAGTGATTGGGTTCAGTAATAAGTGGTATCCGGCAGGATTTAAACATGCAGAAACAATTCAACTCGACGATGTTGAGGTAAAGATTTTCTCACTGGCTTATTTTATAGCCTCCAAACTCGAAGCATTTAAGGGCAGGGGGGAAAACGATTATCGTTTCAGCAGTGATTTTGAAGACATCGTTTATGTTCTCGAAAACAATACAGATGCGGAAGAAGCATTATTGTCTGCTCCGGAAACAGTAAAAAGTTATTTGCAAAAAGAGTTCGCTCTGTTATTGCGTGATCCAAACCTGGAAGAAGGGTTGTATGCGCATCTTGAGCCTGCAAATGCACCACAACAAATCATAAAAATTGAACAACTGCTGAAACGGATTTCAGAAAAGGAGTAA
- the ytxJ gene encoding bacillithiol system redox-active protein YtxJ has protein sequence MNWIPLNSPETLEQLINLSQQKPQVIFKHSTRCSISSVAKSRLEKSTAPEEASFYYLDLISYRQLSNSVAERFGVEHESPQILLIKDGKCVYDESHTGINMNEIIEQLQLN, from the coding sequence ATGAACTGGATTCCGTTAAACTCCCCTGAAACACTGGAGCAATTAATCAATTTATCTCAGCAAAAGCCACAGGTTATTTTTAAACACAGCACCCGTTGCAGCATCAGCTCAGTGGCCAAAAGCCGTTTAGAAAAAAGCACCGCACCTGAAGAAGCTTCCTTTTATTATCTCGACCTCATCTCTTACCGTCAGCTTTCCAACTCTGTTGCGGAGCGTTTTGGTGTAGAACATGAATCACCCCAAATACTGCTGATTAAAGACGGAAAATGTGTGTACGATGAAAGCCATACCGGGATTAACATGAATGAGATCATTGAACAGCTTCAACTGAATTAA
- a CDS encoding 3'-5' exonuclease, which translates to MSLQLKRPLSVIDLETTGINVGSDRIVEIAIVKIMPDGTRQVKRKLINPEMPIPPGATEVHGISNEMVKDAPTFKQAANEIKMFMANSDLAGYNSNRFDIPLLVEEFLRAGLDIELNDRLLLDVQRVYHMMEQRTLSAAYKFYCDKVLDGAHSAEVDATATWEVLEAQVSRYPQIGKSVEEIVKFTGDDQIVDFARRFVMENGVEVFNFGKHKGKPVTLVLKQEPQYYDWMMKGDFPLHTKQKLTEILNRTLLKKN; encoded by the coding sequence ATGAGTTTACAACTGAAACGCCCCCTGTCCGTGATTGATCTTGAAACTACCGGAATCAACGTCGGCAGTGACCGTATTGTAGAAATAGCAATCGTTAAAATAATGCCCGATGGAACCAGGCAGGTAAAGCGGAAGCTGATTAATCCTGAAATGCCCATTCCTCCCGGTGCAACTGAAGTACACGGTATCAGTAATGAAATGGTGAAGGATGCCCCAACCTTTAAACAGGCCGCCAATGAAATAAAAATGTTCATGGCTAATTCTGACCTGGCAGGTTATAATTCCAACCGTTTTGATATTCCTCTGCTCGTAGAAGAATTTTTGCGTGCAGGACTGGATATTGAGTTAAATGATCGTCTGTTACTGGATGTGCAGCGTGTGTATCATATGATGGAGCAAAGGACATTATCAGCTGCCTATAAATTCTATTGTGACAAAGTACTTGACGGTGCTCACAGTGCAGAGGTTGATGCAACTGCAACCTGGGAAGTACTGGAGGCACAGGTAAGCCGCTATCCTCAAATTGGAAAGAGTGTGGAAGAGATTGTGAAGTTTACCGGTGATGACCAGATTGTGGATTTTGCCCGCCGTTTTGTAATGGAAAATGGAGTGGAGGTGTTTAATTTCGGCAAGCATAAAGGAAAACCTGTTACACTGGTATTAAAACAGGAACCACAGTATTACGACTGGATGATGAAAGGCGATTTTCCACTTCACACCAAACAAAAACTGACAGAAATTTTAAACCGTACGCTGTTAAAGAAGAACTAA